In Limibacter armeniacum, a single window of DNA contains:
- a CDS encoding T9SS type A sorting domain-containing protein, whose protein sequence is MKLITTLMVLWLFSLPFWAQSQSSDITLQLVRSDTDTETGALTNGATLNQGDFPGNTFSIRAVAESLNPGSVQLIYDGNASPFENISPYALFGDSNGNYNGESLSLGSHMITAKAFSGINGSGTLLGETTVQFSVVKDDTPPPNGDEVILSLIHVPSNTIIAQLEDNYTLDLSQFPSNSFNIIANNLQGSQSVQFKLNNSIKTENVVPYALFGDVNGKLNAQSLNVGSYQLEVTVYSADNASGNAIGKKQLSFNVSNSSTPPPSSDKINFSLIEDVRHNLYSVSDGDIFNLANFPDLAETKFYLKTNMPDGVDSMQLIFNGSSRTENTIPYTFFGDYDGKFNVRTLPPGSYTLTAKAYSKSNLQGNLVAEKTITFSTILNIPPTPVALSARVAYAPDNSTVTIPVTAPSGSTFTLSDFTENLFNIEVIPSGSVGSIETELVLRKNVFSNGVSVAKSIQNTTPYFLFGDNNGQPIGEALEPGIYDIKATAYTDANGTGEIVGETVSTPLTFLVFNETSHPRLYLVDATTGERLTEVPTGFGFTLDLSQFSSGSYYFELDKGEDPITNVSVELHSPLGYGPVQHKDGEGNILPFPFVDGHYMAYGGYLINEPIDILWDFDIINSPEYPEAQSEIYLMIRSLFGEHIQVGQPIEAAQTVNLSQYFDPNTNAEGEYIIRAELQNGSDLLLTFSKSFSQGLFENAPYDFFSDRPDTYFNQNSNPYYLATYKAENGKRILTGFSLLGFTAEYSQEYDIETFLFDTDQQQNIGLLEDNDLVGFRFPIDFSSTPNQTVVVNPKVAVGSVVFKINGNTVQVENEAPYSLTGKDNGDLLPFTPPSTTFELMIETWSGADGTGTLLQRYVRSIEVSGFEANSINSTILQVFPNPSNGNIQITTPQSASGQVEIRSLMGEKIIILPSGEQELNLPSGVYLLNYHSDTQQSTQKFIIR, encoded by the coding sequence ATGAAACTGATTACTACGCTAATGGTCTTATGGCTATTCTCCTTACCCTTTTGGGCACAGTCACAGTCATCTGATATCACACTTCAACTTGTCAGGTCTGATACTGATACCGAGACTGGCGCACTGACAAATGGGGCGACCCTTAACCAAGGCGATTTTCCTGGCAATACATTTAGTATTCGGGCAGTAGCTGAAAGCCTCAACCCTGGCAGTGTCCAACTGATCTATGATGGGAATGCAAGTCCTTTTGAAAACATCTCTCCATATGCATTATTTGGAGACAGTAATGGCAATTACAATGGTGAATCACTTTCACTTGGCTCCCATATGATTACGGCAAAGGCTTTCAGCGGTATCAATGGCTCAGGAACACTTTTGGGAGAGACTACTGTTCAGTTTTCGGTCGTCAAAGATGATACACCTCCACCAAATGGGGACGAAGTAATATTAAGTTTAATCCATGTTCCCAGCAACACCATCATTGCTCAGTTAGAAGACAACTACACACTTGACCTATCTCAGTTCCCCAGCAACTCTTTCAATATAATTGCCAATAACCTGCAAGGAAGCCAGAGTGTTCAATTCAAGTTAAACAACTCCATAAAAACCGAAAATGTCGTCCCCTATGCCCTTTTCGGAGATGTCAATGGCAAATTGAACGCACAGTCTCTCAATGTAGGAAGCTACCAATTGGAAGTTACTGTCTATAGTGCTGACAACGCATCGGGAAATGCAATTGGGAAAAAGCAGCTAAGCTTCAATGTAAGTAATTCATCCACACCTCCACCTTCTTCTGACAAGATCAATTTCTCACTTATAGAAGATGTCAGGCATAATCTCTATTCGGTATCTGATGGTGATATATTCAACCTTGCCAACTTTCCGGATCTGGCAGAGACAAAATTCTACCTCAAAACCAACATGCCTGACGGTGTAGATAGTATGCAACTGATCTTCAACGGCTCAAGCCGAACAGAAAACACAATCCCTTATACATTCTTTGGCGACTATGACGGCAAATTCAATGTCAGAACGCTACCTCCCGGCAGTTACACCCTCACGGCAAAGGCATATAGCAAGAGTAACCTTCAAGGCAACCTTGTTGCTGAAAAAACCATTACTTTCAGCACAATTTTGAATATTCCTCCTACCCCAGTTGCCCTATCTGCAAGGGTAGCCTACGCTCCTGACAACAGTACCGTTACCATACCGGTAACTGCCCCAAGTGGTTCCACTTTTACACTGTCAGACTTCACTGAAAATCTTTTCAACATTGAAGTAATTCCATCAGGAAGTGTCGGAAGTATTGAAACGGAACTGGTACTAAGGAAAAATGTCTTCAGCAATGGGGTTTCTGTAGCCAAAAGCATTCAGAATACAACTCCTTATTTCCTGTTTGGCGACAACAACGGACAGCCAATCGGTGAGGCTTTAGAACCTGGTATCTATGATATAAAAGCAACTGCCTATACCGATGCGAATGGAACAGGTGAAATAGTAGGAGAAACCGTTTCAACCCCATTGACATTTCTTGTATTCAATGAGACATCTCACCCTAGACTATATTTGGTAGATGCAACCACGGGTGAAAGGCTGACAGAGGTCCCAACAGGTTTTGGCTTCACATTGGACCTTAGCCAGTTCAGCTCAGGAAGCTACTATTTTGAACTGGACAAAGGTGAAGACCCGATCACGAATGTATCCGTCGAACTCCACAGCCCATTAGGTTACGGTCCTGTCCAACATAAAGACGGAGAAGGGAATATACTGCCTTTTCCTTTCGTTGATGGTCATTATATGGCATATGGTGGTTACCTGATTAATGAACCAATTGATATCTTATGGGACTTTGATATAATCAATTCACCTGAGTATCCCGAAGCTCAATCTGAAATCTATCTGATGATCAGATCCCTATTTGGAGAGCACATACAGGTTGGACAGCCAATTGAAGCAGCCCAAACAGTAAACCTGAGTCAGTATTTCGATCCTAATACCAATGCTGAAGGGGAATACATCATACGTGCCGAATTACAAAATGGCAGTGATCTTCTTCTGACATTTTCAAAAAGTTTCAGTCAAGGACTCTTTGAAAATGCTCCATATGACTTCTTTTCTGACAGACCTGATACATATTTCAACCAAAACAGTAATCCTTACTACCTTGCCACTTATAAGGCAGAAAATGGCAAAAGAATTCTGACAGGTTTTTCTCTTCTAGGCTTTACGGCTGAATACTCGCAAGAATACGATATAGAAACCTTCCTTTTTGACACCGATCAACAACAAAACATCGGCTTGCTGGAAGACAATGATCTTGTCGGTTTCCGCTTCCCTATCGACTTCAGTTCCACTCCCAACCAGACGGTTGTCGTAAACCCAAAAGTGGCTGTAGGAAGTGTCGTCTTTAAAATCAATGGCAATACTGTTCAGGTTGAAAATGAAGCCCCTTATAGCCTTACAGGTAAAGACAATGGTGATTTACTACCATTCACCCCACCTTCGACCACGTTTGAGCTGATGATAGAAACATGGTCTGGTGCTGATGGTACAGGTACATTGCTTCAAAGGTATGTCAGAAGTATTGAGGTCAGCGGTTTTGAAGCCAATAGTATCAATTCCACCATCCTACAGGTATTCCCGAACCCTTCCAACGGGAATATCCAGATCACTACTCCACAGAGTGCTTCAGGTCAGGTTGAAATTAGAAGTTTGATGGGGGAAAAAATCATTATTCTTCCATCAGGAGAACAAGAACTCAATTTACCGAGTGGCGTATATCTCTTAAACTATCATAGCGATACACAACAAAGCACTCAGAAATTCATTATCCGGTAA
- a CDS encoding c-type cytochrome, translated as MSIGRSVTRFRFALMMVFGLLFSAGVYAQGAAGGIPTDEASISAGQALFSGNCASCHAVDKKVVGPALKNVYDRRDVAWLTKFIKHPQKVIDSGDEYAVALYDQFKPTIMPNQEVSDQEILQILAYVKHTTDNPPVVDETEVPGGGEGSNAQAAGVDSNLLLGIIAVLMVLLVVVLVVLIVLAQVLSKYLKQQQGLSEEDQEYVAQKFDLMAVLKSQAFVGFASFIFVVIVAKTVIDGLFAIGVQQGYAPDQPINFSHKLHAGYYEIDCKYCHTGVEKSKNANIPSANICMNCHNSIRTTSPEIQKIYKAIENNEPIQWVRIHNLPDLAYFNHSQHVKVGGIECETCHGDIKEMEIVQQHSILTMGWCIDCHRKTDVAAKGNAYYEKLVEIHESKTKAPMKVEDIGGLECAKCHY; from the coding sequence ATGAGTATCGGCAGAAGTGTTACTAGGTTTCGTTTTGCTCTGATGATGGTTTTCGGACTGTTGTTCTCTGCGGGTGTTTACGCTCAAGGTGCAGCAGGGGGGATTCCAACCGATGAGGCTTCAATCTCAGCGGGTCAGGCATTGTTTTCAGGAAACTGTGCTTCGTGTCACGCAGTAGACAAAAAAGTAGTAGGCCCAGCGCTGAAAAATGTTTACGACAGACGCGATGTCGCATGGTTGACTAAGTTTATTAAGCATCCGCAAAAGGTAATCGACAGCGGAGATGAGTATGCGGTGGCATTGTACGACCAGTTCAAGCCAACGATCATGCCAAACCAGGAGGTATCTGATCAGGAGATCCTGCAGATCCTTGCTTACGTGAAGCACACTACGGACAATCCTCCGGTAGTGGATGAAACAGAAGTACCTGGTGGTGGTGAAGGCAGTAATGCACAAGCTGCAGGCGTAGACTCAAATCTGTTGCTGGGAATCATTGCAGTGCTGATGGTATTGCTGGTAGTTGTACTGGTAGTGCTGATTGTACTTGCACAAGTACTTTCTAAGTATCTGAAGCAGCAACAAGGTCTTTCAGAAGAAGATCAGGAGTACGTTGCTCAGAAGTTTGACCTGATGGCTGTGCTGAAAAGCCAGGCATTTGTTGGTTTTGCTTCATTCATCTTTGTAGTAATCGTTGCAAAAACGGTGATTGACGGTCTGTTCGCTATTGGTGTACAACAAGGTTATGCGCCAGATCAGCCAATTAATTTCTCTCACAAACTGCACGCAGGTTACTACGAGATTGACTGTAAGTACTGCCACACAGGTGTAGAAAAGTCGAAAAACGCCAACATTCCGTCGGCAAACATCTGTATGAACTGTCACAACAGTATCAGAACGACTTCACCTGAAATCCAGAAGATCTACAAGGCAATCGAAAACAACGAGCCGATCCAGTGGGTGAGAATTCACAACCTTCCAGACTTGGCTTACTTCAACCACTCACAACACGTGAAAGTAGGTGGTATTGAGTGTGAGACTTGCCACGGTGACATCAAAGAGATGGAGATTGTACAGCAACACTCTATCCTGACAATGGGATGGTGTATTGACTGTCACAGAAAGACTGACGTAGCGGCGAAAGGAAATGCATACTACGAGAAGCTTGTGGAAATCCACGAGTCGAAAACCAAAGCTCCTATGAAAGTAGAAGACATTGGTGGTCTGGAGTGTGCTAAATGTCACTATTAA
- a CDS encoding T9SS type A sorting domain-containing protein: protein MKLIFTFLLAVLLIPTTWAQSPISFKLIRTDSDTEVGTLANGITINQNQFPGSTFSVQAIAESLNPGSVILSYDGAIKSKENVAPYALFGDSNGNYEGSPLTVGNHTVTAVAYSGSNGSGSLLGQATVQFTVSGDDTPPPPSGDELTLQLIHTSTNTVVTELQGNYILNLSEFNSNAFSVIAISSKNPESVKFQFNTTQRTENIAPYALFGDVNGALIGKPIAIGSYNLSATAYSNDNASGNVLEQLQVTLTVIGQDTPPPPTTSSIKLLLTDIVSKNAFELENSSSIDLGSDLFPQKEASLIYLTATAPEGTESMQLTINGSSRLENVAPYSFFGDAGNIFNGKTFPPGNYTLTAKAYSQDNLQGTLLAERTITFSTVLDTPPTPVGLSTRVVYTPNNSTAAIPDYAPSDVYLKLSDYAQNAFNIEVIPSGTIGSIETKLSYSQNSDDDNPEVFSSIQSTAPYYLFGDQNGQPIGETLQPGRYELEVIAYSGANGTGEVIESISSPGLFFYVFENITAPKLYLADAISGERLIEIPQINGYILDLSQFNTENFYFDYDKGSDPIIATNPSIINQFIEFGPLTFTDEDGRILPYPLVNGGYEVFGGYRIDEFFDQKWEFTVINAPDYPESPVQALFMVHSNFTTPEFLKSFELVTGDTISYSQYIDPNSQFEDASILNFVSVPNNEILQVFLPTVDASIYLFEEPPYSLSIFNRYNILMGIATYKIENDKRVLSGFKVLDIFNDLNSDEPRALNVKTLAFNTELQEVIGALPLPYFYEMDYNLYPLQTIVVEPKYEIGSVNFVVNGEQYHTSNNPPYSLTPKDENGIITPLTPPLIDGFYFELIVETWTGPNATGELIERYVRSIATPGFTTAFAVGLDNSQETILQTWPNPSSGKVNIVSPNGKGNIEIVNVLGQNIQNLPSGQHQINLPRGIYLLNYSNGNEHTTQKLIIH, encoded by the coding sequence ATGAAACTCATTTTTACTTTCTTATTAGCAGTATTGCTAATCCCTACGACATGGGCGCAATCTCCCATTTCGTTTAAGCTAATACGCACTGATAGCGACACTGAAGTTGGCACATTAGCCAATGGAATAACGATTAATCAGAATCAATTCCCTGGAAGTACTTTTAGCGTTCAAGCAATAGCAGAAAGCCTCAATCCTGGAAGTGTTATTCTATCCTATGACGGCGCAATCAAGTCAAAAGAAAATGTAGCGCCTTATGCCTTGTTTGGAGACAGCAATGGCAATTACGAAGGCAGCCCTCTAACAGTCGGCAACCATACTGTAACAGCTGTGGCCTATAGCGGAAGCAATGGTTCAGGCTCACTACTTGGACAAGCTACAGTACAATTTACAGTAAGTGGAGATGACACCCCTCCTCCGCCATCTGGTGACGAGTTGACTCTCCAACTGATCCATACCTCTACCAATACGGTAGTCACAGAACTTCAAGGTAATTATATTCTAAACCTTTCTGAGTTTAACTCCAATGCATTCAGTGTAATAGCTATCAGCAGTAAAAACCCTGAAAGTGTAAAGTTTCAGTTCAACACCACGCAACGCACGGAAAACATCGCTCCCTATGCCTTATTTGGCGATGTAAATGGTGCCCTTATTGGTAAACCTATCGCTATTGGCTCCTACAACCTAAGTGCGACAGCTTATAGCAACGACAATGCCTCCGGCAACGTTTTGGAGCAACTACAAGTTACTCTTACGGTAATAGGTCAGGATACACCACCACCTCCCACTACTTCAAGCATCAAATTACTTCTTACAGATATAGTCAGTAAAAATGCTTTTGAACTTGAAAATAGCTCCTCCATAGACCTTGGCAGTGACCTTTTCCCACAGAAAGAGGCATCTTTAATCTACCTGACAGCCACAGCCCCTGAAGGCACAGAAAGTATGCAGCTAACCATCAATGGTTCCAGCCGGTTAGAAAATGTAGCGCCTTACTCATTTTTTGGAGATGCAGGCAATATCTTCAACGGTAAAACCTTCCCTCCAGGCAACTATACTTTAACTGCCAAAGCTTATAGTCAAGACAACCTACAAGGAACATTGCTTGCAGAAAGAACCATTACTTTCTCAACTGTACTTGACACACCTCCGACTCCTGTAGGACTAAGCACAAGAGTAGTCTATACGCCAAACAATAGCACTGCTGCAATCCCTGATTATGCACCCAGTGATGTTTACCTGAAACTTTCAGACTATGCGCAAAATGCATTCAACATAGAAGTTATTCCTTCAGGAACGATAGGTAGTATCGAAACAAAACTCAGTTACAGTCAAAATTCAGATGATGATAATCCTGAAGTATTTAGCAGCATACAGAGTACTGCACCCTATTACTTGTTCGGCGACCAAAACGGACAACCAATAGGAGAAACTTTACAACCCGGAAGATATGAACTGGAAGTGATTGCCTACTCGGGGGCTAATGGTACAGGAGAAGTGATAGAGAGCATCTCATCACCAGGGCTATTCTTTTATGTATTTGAGAACATTACAGCTCCAAAACTATATCTGGCGGATGCCATTTCAGGAGAAAGGCTGATTGAAATCCCTCAAATCAATGGCTATATATTGGACTTAAGTCAATTCAATACAGAGAATTTCTATTTCGATTATGATAAAGGATCTGACCCGATCATCGCTACAAACCCTAGTATCATCAATCAATTCATTGAGTTTGGACCACTAACATTCACAGATGAAGATGGTAGAATTTTACCTTACCCACTGGTAAATGGAGGATATGAGGTATTTGGAGGCTACAGAATAGATGAGTTTTTTGATCAGAAATGGGAATTTACAGTCATCAATGCACCCGATTACCCTGAAAGTCCTGTACAAGCGCTTTTTATGGTACATTCTAATTTTACCACTCCTGAATTCCTTAAAAGCTTTGAACTGGTTACAGGTGACACTATTTCCTATTCACAATACATTGATCCCAATAGCCAATTTGAAGATGCATCTATCCTGAATTTTGTTTCAGTACCTAATAATGAAATCCTTCAAGTATTTTTACCTACCGTAGATGCTAGTATATACCTTTTTGAAGAACCTCCATACTCATTAAGTATTTTCAACAGGTACAATATCTTGATGGGTATTGCCACCTACAAGATTGAAAATGACAAAAGGGTACTCTCCGGTTTTAAAGTATTGGACATTTTCAATGACCTGAATTCAGATGAACCAAGAGCGTTGAATGTCAAAACACTCGCATTCAATACAGAACTACAGGAAGTAATTGGAGCATTACCACTTCCTTATTTCTATGAAATGGACTATAACCTCTACCCTTTACAAACCATTGTTGTAGAACCAAAATACGAAATAGGAAGTGTCAATTTTGTGGTAAATGGAGAGCAGTACCACACTAGCAACAATCCTCCATACAGCCTTACTCCTAAAGATGAGAATGGCATAATTACACCACTTACACCTCCACTGATAGATGGATTTTATTTTGAGTTGATCGTTGAAACTTGGACAGGACCAAATGCTACAGGGGAACTGATAGAACGGTATGTTCGAAGTATAGCGACACCCGGTTTTACAACTGCTTTCGCAGTAGGACTCGACAATAGTCAGGAAACAATCCTGCAAACATGGCCTAACCCATCATCGGGAAAAGTCAATATTGTCTCTCCAAATGGAAAAGGAAACATTGAGATTGTCAATGTATTAGGACAAAACATTCAAAACCTCCCTTCAGGACAACATCAGATAAACCTACCAAGGGGGATTTATCTACTTAATTACAGTAATGGCAACGAGCACACCACCCAAAAGCTAATTATCCACTGA
- a CDS encoding T9SS type A sorting domain-containing protein codes for MKLITTILLVLFTLPPIFAQPPEVKVTFKLIKTDTDTEAGELKDGDIVDKNEFPGDDFSVKTEVEGAEVGSVRFIYDGKTYSTEDLVPYSLFGDGKGNYNGKELTLGEHTLTVIIFSEADGKGEILGEVTITFTVEYVIKEQPPLEITFNLVDDNTKQVYELTDGITIDLNDFSEKADTPLYLEAIAPNGTESMELAIDGKARPENDEPYAFWGDSKGNFLTNTLAPGTYVLSGKAFTKDKLAGNQLAEHTITIHIIDTSPAPVTVTGNLVYTPDNMVVTKLMENNQEVKTILLDDFAENAFNVEVKADEPSKSVLIQLAYKATADGDPIELTVIQNNIPFSLYGAVDGKLIGKALPLGFYSIKITAYAEQDAGGEVLATTGGEFEVKRTKGFTRLFLFDVKTDNPVVEIPETKGFTIDLSQYETEHYYFKQVIEEPASNAAAGFTATPYEYVISAITYYDQDGRILPFPIKDGNYKVQGSYTSGEIYTQEWDFNIINAPELPVLESENFLMVRSQFTPFILKGIQIVEGDTLNMTQYTDPNTNLEDEYNLRAEPSQPTDLMQGFYTNLTPNIFEEAPFDFYSGRIDGTIPIGLAAFQLVEDKYVISGFSELEIEGKYYQSLNVGTMLYNTSLRQNIGLLEAPPTGFYYPIDYYSYPAQTIIPTPTYKVGSIKMLINGQTVYTRNAAPYVLTGTDEYGNILPYFPKNTYMELMVETYEGPNATGKLIERYVRSIDALGASQSLSIGTTADLDTDKIQAWPNPSSGKVRISTPKGHGNLEILSVLGQRIKTLPAGHYAIDLPSGIYLLNFNDGNKQRVQKLIVR; via the coding sequence ATGAAGCTCATTACTACTATCTTACTCGTGCTATTCACGCTACCACCAATCTTCGCTCAACCACCAGAAGTTAAGGTAACATTCAAACTCATAAAAACGGATACTGATACAGAAGCTGGCGAGCTGAAAGATGGAGACATTGTCGACAAAAATGAATTCCCTGGAGATGACTTCAGCGTCAAAACTGAAGTAGAAGGTGCTGAAGTTGGAAGTGTCCGATTTATTTATGATGGAAAAACCTACTCAACAGAAGACCTGGTTCCTTATTCCCTTTTTGGAGATGGCAAAGGCAACTACAACGGGAAAGAACTCACCCTAGGAGAACACACGCTTACGGTAATCATATTTTCTGAAGCCGATGGCAAAGGCGAAATACTCGGTGAGGTAACCATCACCTTTACCGTCGAGTACGTCATCAAGGAACAACCTCCTTTGGAAATCACATTCAACCTTGTTGACGACAATACCAAACAAGTCTATGAACTTACTGATGGTATCACAATTGACCTGAATGACTTTTCAGAAAAAGCTGATACACCGCTATATCTTGAGGCTATTGCTCCAAACGGAACTGAAAGTATGGAACTGGCTATTGACGGGAAAGCCCGACCAGAAAATGATGAACCTTACGCGTTTTGGGGTGACAGCAAGGGTAATTTCCTGACCAATACTTTGGCTCCCGGCACTTATGTTCTTTCAGGAAAAGCCTTCACCAAAGACAAGCTAGCAGGAAATCAACTGGCTGAACATACCATTACCATTCATATTATCGACACCTCTCCTGCTCCCGTGACAGTTACAGGGAACCTCGTCTATACACCTGACAATATGGTTGTAACCAAACTGATGGAAAACAATCAGGAGGTCAAAACCATTTTGTTGGATGACTTTGCTGAAAACGCTTTCAATGTTGAAGTCAAAGCAGACGAACCGAGCAAGAGTGTCCTGATTCAACTGGCTTATAAAGCCACAGCAGATGGGGACCCCATAGAACTGACTGTTATACAAAACAACATTCCTTTTTCCTTGTATGGAGCTGTGGATGGCAAACTAATCGGGAAAGCGCTCCCGTTAGGGTTCTACTCCATTAAGATAACGGCATATGCAGAACAAGATGCTGGTGGAGAAGTATTGGCAACAACTGGAGGGGAGTTTGAAGTGAAACGTACAAAAGGCTTCACAAGGCTTTTCCTGTTTGATGTAAAAACAGACAACCCTGTGGTAGAGATTCCTGAAACAAAGGGATTCACCATTGACCTGAGTCAGTATGAAACCGAGCATTATTACTTCAAGCAGGTAATAGAAGAGCCTGCCAGCAATGCAGCAGCGGGCTTTACTGCCACACCGTATGAGTACGTCATTAGCGCTATCACTTACTATGATCAGGATGGACGAATACTACCATTCCCTATCAAGGATGGTAATTATAAAGTGCAGGGAAGCTATACCTCTGGCGAAATCTACACTCAGGAATGGGATTTCAATATCATAAACGCCCCTGAGTTACCGGTTTTGGAAAGTGAGAACTTCCTGATGGTACGCTCACAATTCACGCCATTTATCCTGAAAGGAATCCAAATAGTAGAAGGGGACACGCTCAATATGACGCAATACACAGACCCTAACACTAACCTTGAGGATGAGTACAATTTAAGGGCTGAGCCTTCACAGCCAACAGACCTGATGCAGGGCTTTTACACAAACCTTACCCCAAACATCTTTGAAGAGGCTCCTTTCGATTTTTACTCAGGAAGAATTGATGGAACCATTCCAATAGGATTGGCTGCTTTTCAGTTGGTAGAAGATAAATATGTCATCAGTGGCTTTTCTGAATTGGAAATAGAAGGAAAGTATTACCAGTCATTGAATGTTGGTACAATGCTTTACAATACTTCATTAAGGCAAAACATAGGACTGCTGGAAGCGCCTCCTACTGGGTTCTACTACCCTATTGACTATTACAGTTACCCTGCTCAAACGATCATTCCAACACCTACTTATAAAGTGGGAAGTATTAAAATGCTGATAAACGGGCAGACAGTATATACTCGCAATGCGGCTCCATATGTACTGACTGGTACTGATGAGTATGGCAATATTCTACCTTATTTCCCCAAAAACACCTACATGGAACTAATGGTTGAGACCTATGAAGGACCTAATGCAACAGGAAAACTTATCGAGAGATATGTCAGAAGTATTGATGCACTTGGCGCCAGCCAGTCTCTTAGCATTGGCACAACGGCAGACCTTGATACAGACAAGATTCAGGCATGGCCAAACCCTTCAAGTGGAAAAGTCAGGATCTCAACACCTAAAGGTCATGGCAACCTTGAAATATTAAGTGTACTGGGACAAAGAATCAAAACGCTTCCGGCAGGTCATTATGCCATTGACCTACCTAGTGGCATTTACTTACTCAACTTCAATGATGGCAACAAGCAACGAGTTCAGAAGCTCATTGTAAGGTAA